From a single Tachypleus tridentatus isolate NWPU-2018 chromosome 6, ASM421037v1, whole genome shotgun sequence genomic region:
- the LOC143252535 gene encoding dual oxidase maturation factor 1-like isoform X2 produces the protein MVKGWFDAFRSDGGPTLYTYSNRTPVIEDIRNIVIYVSFTTVFLAFLIVFPGIRKERLSTFVCVTISLFVGAVILVCNLGSDWHVAESTIYTSHHAFTTQKIKTDLGVHIGLNGVNITLRAMPVNAILEDINYNERFSWIGATELKEEYKEALIKGLPFPILTIAEYLSQDLEGFCWGRRYREAGYYSNILLWTAFSSWLLMNILLCMVPRYGAYCMQLTGGVMLSTNAVYSLLLPRKSLVIPFEGGLLKFYYGWCFWLVLVAGTVAVLIGVSVAVLDIIYPNKFSTILEVDYDTPYRYFVGQDNAVFTKAENSSFELQPTAKPIDRAVPGTSKEGVDNEAYLNDDSDISTIIDGKRAVSLHSFGKFAHREALRKGPVSPINRLSGVPGNISSHRSGDVNIDLQAAAMW, from the exons ATGGTAAAGGGGTGGTTCGATGCCTTCCGAAGTGACGGAGGCCCGACGTTGTATACTTATTCTAACCGGACGCCTGTGATCGAGGATATACGGAATATCGTCATTTACGTCAGCTTCACCACAGTCTTTCTTGCCTTTCTTATCGTCTTTCCCGGTATTCGAAAGGAA AGACTCTCTACATTCGTATGTGTCACTATTAGTCTCTTCGTTGGAGCAGTTATTCTTG TCTGTAACCTCGGTTCTGATTGGCATGTAGCAGAGTCTACGATATACACTTCTCATCACGCTTTTACCACCCAGAAGATTAAGACAGATTTAGGAGTACACATTGGTTTGAAtggtgttaatataacactcagGG CGATGCCGGTAAACGCTATATTAGAAGACATAAATTACAACGAAAGATTTAGTTGGATTGGAg CCACAGAATTAAAAGAAGAATACAAAGAAGCTTTGATCAAAGGTTTACCATTTCCGATTTTAACCATAGCCGAGTATTTGAGTCAAGATCTGGAAGGATTCTGTTGGGGACGTCGATATCGAGAAGCTGGATATTATTCAAACATCCTTCTCTG GACGGCTTTCTCCTCATGGTTGTTAATGAACATACTGCTGTGTATGGTGCCGAGGTATGGGGCTTACTGCATGCAACTCACTGGTGGGGTGATGCTCTCCACGAACGCTGTCTATTCCCTTCTTCTACCCAGGAAGTCGTTAGTGATTCCATTTGAGGGAGGACTTTTGAAGTTCTATTATGGGTGGTGTTTCTGGCTCGTGCTCGTAGCGG GCACCGTTGCAGTGTTAATTGGGGTCAGTGTCGCTGTTCTCGATATCATTTATCCAAACAAGTTTTCCACTATTTTGGAGGTCGACTACGACACCCCCTATCGGTACTTTGTAGGTCAGGACAATGCCGTTTTTACCAAAGCTGAAAACTCTTCATTTGAACTTCAACCTACTGCTAAACCAATAGATAGAGCTGTACCTGGAACAAGTAAGGAAGGTGTGGACAATGAAGCTTACTTGAATGACGACAGTGATATTAGTACAATTAtcgatggtaaaagagcagtGAGCTTGCATTCCTTCGGTAAATTTGCTCACAGAGAGGCTCTGAGGAAGGGACCAGTTTCGCCCATTAACCG ACTTTCTGGCGTGCCAGGAAATATTTCCAGTCATCGTTCGGGAGACGTGAATATTGATTTACAGGCGGCTGCCATGTGGTGA
- the LOC143252535 gene encoding dual oxidase maturation factor 1-like isoform X1, with protein sequence MVKGWFDAFRSDGGPTLYTYSNRTPVIEDIRNIVIYVSFTTVFLAFLIVFPGIRKERLSTFVCVTISLFVGAVILVCNLGSDWHVAESTIYTSHHAFTTQKIKTDLGVHIGLNGVNITLRAMPVNAILEDINYNERFSWIGATELKEEYKEALIKGLPFPILTIAEYLSQDLEGFCWGRRYREAGYYSNILLWTAFSSWLLMNILLCMVPRYGAYCMQLTGGVMLSTNAVYSLLLPRKSLVIPFEGGLLKFYYGWCFWLVLVAGTVAVLIGVSVAVLDIIYPNKFSTILEVDYDTPYRYFVGQDNAVFTKAENSSFELQPTAKPIDRAVPGTSKEGVDNEAYLNDDSDISTIIDGKRAVSLHSFGKFAHREALRKGPVSPINRRLSGVPGNISSHRSGDVNIDLQAAAMW encoded by the exons ATGGTAAAGGGGTGGTTCGATGCCTTCCGAAGTGACGGAGGCCCGACGTTGTATACTTATTCTAACCGGACGCCTGTGATCGAGGATATACGGAATATCGTCATTTACGTCAGCTTCACCACAGTCTTTCTTGCCTTTCTTATCGTCTTTCCCGGTATTCGAAAGGAA AGACTCTCTACATTCGTATGTGTCACTATTAGTCTCTTCGTTGGAGCAGTTATTCTTG TCTGTAACCTCGGTTCTGATTGGCATGTAGCAGAGTCTACGATATACACTTCTCATCACGCTTTTACCACCCAGAAGATTAAGACAGATTTAGGAGTACACATTGGTTTGAAtggtgttaatataacactcagGG CGATGCCGGTAAACGCTATATTAGAAGACATAAATTACAACGAAAGATTTAGTTGGATTGGAg CCACAGAATTAAAAGAAGAATACAAAGAAGCTTTGATCAAAGGTTTACCATTTCCGATTTTAACCATAGCCGAGTATTTGAGTCAAGATCTGGAAGGATTCTGTTGGGGACGTCGATATCGAGAAGCTGGATATTATTCAAACATCCTTCTCTG GACGGCTTTCTCCTCATGGTTGTTAATGAACATACTGCTGTGTATGGTGCCGAGGTATGGGGCTTACTGCATGCAACTCACTGGTGGGGTGATGCTCTCCACGAACGCTGTCTATTCCCTTCTTCTACCCAGGAAGTCGTTAGTGATTCCATTTGAGGGAGGACTTTTGAAGTTCTATTATGGGTGGTGTTTCTGGCTCGTGCTCGTAGCGG GCACCGTTGCAGTGTTAATTGGGGTCAGTGTCGCTGTTCTCGATATCATTTATCCAAACAAGTTTTCCACTATTTTGGAGGTCGACTACGACACCCCCTATCGGTACTTTGTAGGTCAGGACAATGCCGTTTTTACCAAAGCTGAAAACTCTTCATTTGAACTTCAACCTACTGCTAAACCAATAGATAGAGCTGTACCTGGAACAAGTAAGGAAGGTGTGGACAATGAAGCTTACTTGAATGACGACAGTGATATTAGTACAATTAtcgatggtaaaagagcagtGAGCTTGCATTCCTTCGGTAAATTTGCTCACAGAGAGGCTCTGAGGAAGGGACCAGTTTCGCCCATTAACCG CAGACTTTCTGGCGTGCCAGGAAATATTTCCAGTCATCGTTCGGGAGACGTGAATATTGATTTACAGGCGGCTGCCATGTGGTGA